In Thiofilum sp., the genomic window GGGCAATCGTTTAAACCGTACAAACCGTTGGTATTCAGAATATCAAGAAGAGTCTTAATCCCTTTTAAACAGGGCAATCGTTTAAACTTGTTCATTTTTAAAAGAGAAAGGAATTAGTGCGTCTTAATCCCTTTTAAACAGGGCAATCGTTTAAACAGAATGGCAATCGTATCTTGATTGGGTAAATGGTCTTAATCCCTTTTAAACAGGGCAATCGTTTAAACATCGTCAGATTGTTATTCAGGAGGCGAAAGCCAAGGTCTTAATCCCTTTTAAACAGGGCAATCGTTTAAACCCTTCGTGTCTGGCGAGGCTTTAGAATCAATGACTTGCAAAGACCCTTAGCGGAAATTTTACCTCCAAAAAAGCTAGGGTGGTAAAAATTTCAGCAAATCACCTAAATCACATTGTTAAAGAGCTTGAAACCCCACCATTATAACCACTCATCAACATTAAGTCATCATTCATCTGCTATTCTCAGCTAAAAGACTCCTTCACCTCCATCACCTCACAACTAATCTGCCCATCCGCCACCATAACCTCAATCCTATCCGCCGCTTTGACTTGTGCAACACTGCGCACCAACCTCTGATCCACCGTCCAAACCAGCGCATACCCCCGCGCCACCGTACCCAAAGGACTTAAAGCCTGTAATTGAGCCGCTAAAACTTGCAGTTGAGCGCGTTGCTGCTCTAAATAACGCACCATACGGCGCTGAAGTTGCTGGTGTAATTGCGCCACCTGTTCCTGAGCATGATCCATAGCTTGCGTAGGGGATTGCGCCCTAAGACGCTGGTGTAAAGCGTTAAACGCTAATCCTTTGCGCTCGACTAAACGCACTAAATTAGCAGCTAACCGTTGCTCTAGCTCATCAAGGCGTTGCGCTTTTTGCTGCAACTGATTCAAAGGATTTTGTGGGGCTAGGCGTTTATGGAGTTGGTGCAGCGCTTGAACTTGAGCCTGTAATAAGCGCGTCATACTGCGATTAAGGCGCGTCTGCCATTGCTGCACCGTATTAAACCAGACAGCAGTTTCAGGTCCCACTAATTCCGCAGCAGCAGAAGGCGTAGGGGCGCGGCGATCTGCGACAAAATCGGCAATAGTAAAATCAATCTCATGCCCAATCCCCGTGACTATAGGAATAACGCTGTTATCAATAGCACGCGCAACAGTTTCCTCATTAAACGGCCATAAATCCTCAAGCGACCCTCCACCGCGTGCCAGTATGAGTACCTCGCAACGCTGATCATGATTAGCTTGAGCAAGCGCTCTCACGATTTGTTCAGCGGCTAATGAACCCTGCACTAATACCGGATAAATAAAAATAGGAATTTGAGGGCAACGACGGCGCAATACTTGCAAAATATCTCGAATCGCCGCGCCAGTAGGTGAGGTAATCACCCCAATCGTTTTCGGGATTAATGGCAAGGCCTTTTTATGCTCCGAGGCAAATAAACCTTCTTCATTTAAACGCCGTTTAAGCGCTTCAAATTGAATTTGTAATGCCCCCACACCCGCCATTTCTAATTGGCTCACCACAAACTGATAATCACCACGCGGCTCGTAGAGTCCTACACTGCCTAAAGCCAACACTTGTTGACCATTTTCTGGTTTAAAGCTGAGCGAGCGCCCCTTAAATAAAGCGCAACGTAACTGAGCCTTTTCATCTTTCAGACTAAAATAATAATGCCCCGAACTAGCCCGCACTAAATTAGAAATTTCACCCTCTACCCAAAGAGTAGGCAATGCTTGTTTAAGCAGTTGGTTCACTTCATTATTCAATTCGGTAACAGTGAGAATAAGGCGTGGGTCATTAGCCATGATAGTGATTACTTCCGTGAGGCAAAAGCTTAGGCGGCACAGCGTTTAGTGTTTTGCTCATATTCCAAAAAACCGGTATTAAGCATAGCTTGGGCGAGCATTTGGATTACCGGCACTGAAACACTATTCCCAATCAGTTTCATCCAGCGGCTACGGGTTTCGGGTAAGATAAAATCCTTTGGAAAGCCTTGAATTAAACAAGCCTCTTGCTTAGAGATTTTTCTAAATTGTTTCTTATGGAAAATTTCTTGTAAAAAAAGCTTTTTATACTCTTCCTCTGTATCCGCTTCAATATCTTGCAAAGCAATAAAATCATTAGTATCACTTGCTACTAAGGTGGGAAATGCTTCTGATTTAGGTAAAAAAACTCGGTTCACTCCCTCAATACCCGTGCTAATTTTAGTATATTTAAACTCATAGCGTTTTTCATAGGGGGTTAAAATGGCTTTACTCACTAATCCATTTAAAAGAGCGTCGAGTTGTGAGCGTATTTTTTTAAGTGTGGGGCTGTTTTTTAGATTATCTAGGCTAATCAGATTGTGTTCAGCATGATTTAGAATAAGTAGCTCTACAGCGTCTAAGGCAGATTGGCTTTTTAGCTGAACTTGATAAGTGTAGTTTAGAGTTTTTAGGATACCTATTTCTACTAGGCTATCGAGTTCTTGCTGCGTAATAGAGTGATCGAGTGCTTGTAAATGAGCCAATGACATAGGGTTGCCATCAAGCTTGCCATAAGTGCTTTTACGACGGTTTTTTAATATCAGTAAGCAAATATTTTTTTGACGTTCGGTAGTGGGTAATAGATCCCATGAGTGAATAGTCGTAGGACCATTGCGAATATCGTTAAATAAAAAGAAGTCATTCATGCCTTGGGTTTTACGATAACGACGTTTATTTTCTATAGGTTGACCAAATAAATCCAAGGCTATAGACGCCTGATTTTGCTTATACGGGATAGTATATTTGACATCTTCTTGTAAAACATCGATTAATTTCAGTTGATTTTTATAGGGCTTAAGTAGTTGAAATCTATCAGAATATTGCTTTTCTTTGAAGCCCACAATATAAACCCTTACTCGATCTTGTGGTACTCCATAGTCGGATGAATTAATAACAAAATACTTAGCAAAATAGCCTGCTTGTTGAATACGCTTTAAAATATAATCTAAGGCAGTGTGATTGCGTGGGTCAGCTAGCCCTTTAACATTTTCAAAGATAAAGGCTTTTGGTTGAGATTGATGCAGTAAATATAAGGTATCATTCCATAGTTGACCTCGATCATCATCAAAACCTAGATTTTTTCCAGCAATAGACCAACTTTGACAAGGGACTCCAGCGGTGAGCAGATCAACGCTAGGGAGTTGTTTAATTTGAGTAATATCGTGAAGATTTAAACTAGGACTCTCATTAAAGTTGCTACAATAAGTTTGAATAGCTTCATTATCAATTTCACTAAAATGGATACAGTGTCCGCCTAGATGATCAAGGGCGAGCCTAAAGCCACCTATCCCAGCGAATAAATCGATAAATGAAAAGGTTGATTTTTTTTCTATATGCATGGTTTTTATCTTAATTCACTGTAATCGATAATTGAAAGTGCTATCGGCTGGAGGTTCTATGCCTAAGTATTCTCGATAAATTTTCTCACGATAAATAAGACCAAGCTCATTAACCTCTTTAATGAATGCCTTATACGTACCTTCGCCACCTATAAAATCCCAAAATTCATCACCTATTAAGACGCACGGATCATTACACATATCAAACCAACGTCTAGGAAAAGACCATTTATAATCTGCTTTATTTTGACCATAAGGGTTATAAGGTAAGGCATAATAAGCATTAGTAATAGGTGTTTCATTCATAGCTAATAATTTAAATAGCTTTTCTTTACTGACTTTGGTTTGGTCGCTATTAGGTAAAGGAGCTTTTAGTTCAAAAGCATAGCACTCATTATTTTTTATATTATGTATATAAATATCACAAACTACTGAGACAGGAATAAGGCTACCTTTTCCCTTTTTAATATAAGTTAATTCTTCTTGCCAATTAGGAGTTGCTTTAGCTTGTTTAGACGTAGAGTGCTCTAAATTATTAAGTACTTCTTGGATACGACGTAAGCGCTCAGCGGCGATAGTACCATTGACAGTTTTTCCCAATACACATTCACCATGCACTTCATTCGCTACTACTTGAGCTAATTTTTCCCATACTCCTCCAAATGGCGTAACAAAACGGCGTTCAAAATGTGAGCCTTTGAAGATTTCATCGGGAACCAGTGCTGCATACAATGGTTTTTGAGCGTGATGTTGTTCTTTGATGAAGGGGTCAGATTGTAAAACCCTTTCCATTACACGATCCATTAAGGTCTTGATTTCTCTTTGAATGGCTAAGGTTACCGAGTGGGTGGTATTCATGCTTAATACTAATGACTTTTGAGGTATGCCCTAGTTTAGGGACTAACCCTTGCTAATACAAATAGCTTGTTTATCACGAGCACCTTAGCTAAATATTATTTAAGTATGGGGGGTAGAGTAGCATCGGGGGTCAGGTACAATAGGGTGCTAAAAGCGCGTTTATGCTAACTTGTTAACCACAACTAACACAGGATTAAGTTTGCCAGTATGGATAATGAAAACAATGCTAATGCTATTGAAGCACTTAAAACCATTGCTCTGGAAGGACTCAAGGAGCAGCGCCGTGCTCGCCGTTGGGGTATCTTCTTTAAGTTACTGTTTTGGGGTTACTTATTAATAATAGGAGCCATTTTTATAATGGGCCTACTTGGTACGAATAGTGATGACTCTATCACTGCCTCGGAAATCACCGCCGTAGTCGATATTAAAGGTGTGATTATGGATGAGGCGGATGCGAGCGCTGACCTTGTGATTCCTTCCTTACGTAAAGCCTTTGCTAACCCAAAAACCAAAGCCGTATTACTGCGCATCAATAGTCCGGGGGGCAGTCCGGTGCAGGCGGGACAAATTAATGATGAAATTCGCCGCTTGAGAACTTTACACGAAGATATTCCAGTCTATGCCGTAGTGTCTGATATTTGTGCCTCTGGTGGGTATTACATCGCGGTCGCCGCCGACAAGATTTATGCGGATAAAGCCAGCCTCGTGGGTTCCATCGGGGTGCGTATGGATAACTTTGGCTTTGTGGAGGCGATGAATAAATTGGGTGTTGAGCGCCGCCTCATCACCGCAGGGGAAAATAAGGGCATGTTAGATCCCTTTTTGCCAGAAAACCCCAAAGAAGTGGAGCATGTGAAAACCTTGCTTAATATGACGCATCAGCAATTTATTAATGTCGTCAAAGAGGGGCGCGGCAAACGTTTAAAAGATAATCCTGATCTGTTTACGGGTTTAATTTGGACAGGTGAGGGCGCTAAAGAGCTAGGCTTAATCGATGAGCTAGGGGATGAGCGCTATGTAGCACGTGAAGTGGTAAAAGCGCCGACTATGGTGAATTTTACTTCAGAAAAAGATTTCTTAGATAAGATCGGTGAGCAGTTAGGTACTTCGGTTAGCCAATGGTTTATGCAATCGAGTACGCCACAACCGCGTATGTACTGATAATGGCGCGATAGTAAAAGGAGCGTCGTGATGACTAAGGTTTACGTGGGTGGGTGTTTATGTGGAGCAGTACGTTATGAAGCTCGTAGCATAAGCCCTAAAATGGCACATTGTCATTGCTCTATGTGCCGTAAGTTTCACGGTGCTGCTTTTGCCACCTTTGCCTCCGTGCCACAAGCCGATTTTAAGTGGCTACAAGGGGAGCTTGAACTACAAGCCTATCAAGCACCTAATGGCACTATCAGACGTTTTTGTCGACATTGTGGGAGTAGCTTAACGTTTGCTCCTGCTCAAGAGACGGGTTTTGTAGAAGTCACATTGGGTACTTTAGACACACCTTTAGCAGATCTATTACCCGATGCTCATATCTATGTAGGTTCTAAAGCGAATTGGTCAGTAATTAGTGATCAACTACCCCAATTTAGTCAAGGACGTGATAGTGAACGCTTAGATCAAGTAAGTAGTTAAAAGCCAAGGCTGTCGACATTTTCCTAAAATCCTTATAAAAAACTGAGCAGAACAGTTGTTATTCCGCTGGTTTGACTTTACCCTTAGCTATCTTAATTTTGCTAACGTTTTAACTAGAGGAGTGTTACATGAGCAGAGATGTTGTTGTGCTTAGTGCGGTTCGTTCAGCGATTGGTGCTTTCGGTGGGTCTTTATCCGATATGGAGCCAGCCGATTTAGGTGGAATCGTGATGAAAGAAGCCGTTGCACGTTCTGGCGTTGATCCGCAACAGATCAATTATGTCACTGTAGGTACGTGCATTCCTACTGATAGCCGTTATGCTTATGTATCGCGTGTAGCGTCTATTAATGCAGGGCTTCCTATGGATTCGGTTGCTATGCAATTGAATCGTCTGTGTTCTTCTGGCTTACAAGCGATTGTGACCAGTGCACAAAATATTATGTTAGGCGACACTGACTATGGCGTGGGCGGCGGTGTAGAAGTTATGTCACGCGGTGCGTATATGTTACCTGCTTTACGTTCAGGTGCACGTATGGGGGATACTACTGCATTTGATGCGATGGTTGCGGTACTCACCGATCCGTTTGGCGCGGGCCACATGGGGATTACGGCTGAAAATTTAGCGGCAAAATGGAATATTACTCGTGAAGAGCAAGACGCCTTTGCAGTTGAATCACAACGTCGCGCAGCAGCAGCGATTGCTGATGGTCGTTTTGTGTCACAAATCGTTCCAATTGTGAAGAAAACCAAAAAAGGCGAAGTGACTTTTGCTCAAGACGAGCACGGTCGTGCTGATACCACGATGGAATCACTGGCTAAAATGCGTCCTGCCTTCAAAAAAGACGGCACAGTAACCGCAGGTAATGCGTCTGGTATCAATGATGGTGCAGCCTTCTTTGTATTAGCCGCCGCCGATGTAGCAGAGAAAGCAGGTCACAAACCGATGGCTCGCTTGGTGTCTTATGCCGTTGCGGGTGTACCTAACCATATTATGGGTGAAGGTCCTATTCCAGCCACTCAAGCCGCACTCAAAAAAGCGGGCTTGAGCCTCGATCAAATGGATGTGATTGAATCTAACGAAGCCTTTGCTGCTCAAGCTATTGCAGTATCGCGTGCTTTAGGCTTAGATCCAGCCAAAACTAATCCTAATGGAGGCGCCATTGCGCTAGGCCATCCCGTCGGTTGTTCAGGTGCATTCATTGCAACTAAAGCCCTATACGAATTACAACGTGTGAATGGTAAATATGCTCTAGTCACCATGTGCATTGGTGGCGGTCAGGGTATTGCTGCTATATTTGAGCGTCTCTAAGCCTAAGCGTATATAAGCTTATAAGAGAGTAGTGTCAGTACTACTCTCTTTTATCCACCGCTAATCATCTAAAGCCTCGGTATAGTTAAACCACAGCCTCTTAAAATAACCTCAGTTAACGTTTGGCTAGCCGTATCATAGTCTTTTTGGGTAAGTTTGCGCTTTCCTTGTGCCGCTAAAATTTGCGTTTCAAAATCAGCATAGTGCTGAGTCGATGACCATAATAAAAAGATCAGGTGAGTGGGATTAATGGGTAAGATTTTACCTTGTGCAATCCATGACTCAATTACAGCTACGCGCCCTTGAAACCATTCATAGTAATCCTTGTTAAGATACGCTTTGAGTTCTGGAGCACCACTGAGAATCTCCTTAGCAAAAATGCGTGATGCGAAAGGATTGGATTGGGCAAAAGTGATTTTTTGTCGAATATAAGTGCTAAGCACTAAAGCGGGATCGTCTTCGGGTTTGAAATCATTTAAAGTTTGATCCCAGAGCTTGAGTGTAGTTTCTAGCACCTTTAGATAGAGTTCTTGCTTACTACCAAAATAATAATGAATATTAGCCTTCGCCAGCTTAGCCCGTTGCGCAATATTATTAATGCTCGCACCTTTATAACCATGCTCCGCAAACTCTAATTCTGCGGCCTGCAATATTTTCGCTTCATTAAATTTTCTAATCCGTCCAACCACTTTACTAGGGGTGTTTGAAATTATTGGCATAATTGATCAGTTCTTAAAAAATAAAAGATAAAATAGAATACTCAATACTATGATTATTCCGTCCCTCGATAGTAAAAATTATTTTAAGCTTTTTTATTAGATTAGGGGAGTCTAAAGATAGCAGGGTAGTTTTTAGACCACTCGATTATTTATCCTTAACCGAGTAGTCAAAAAAGCGGGTTTTATGTTTTTTAGACAATTACTTATAGCCCCTATGTTGCTGCACTTTGGGCATTAGTGTGGCGGATAGCGTTTAAGTCTTTTTTAGCATCATTAAAAAGCAAGTTTAATAAGGTGGCTCTAAATAAGGCTACTATAATGCCAGACTCAATTAACGGGAGCAGGAGCTACATAGGTTTCGGTAATGCCTGCTTGAAAGAGGCGAGTACAATTACGCCCCGCTTGTTTGGCTGCATAAAGCGCCATATCAGAACGCTTAATCACCGGAGTGAGTGACTCAGAAGCATGATGAGAACAGGCTATACCAATACTCACGGTGACTACCTGAGCCGCACGAGCACAGGGGTGGGGAATAGCGGCTTGTTGGATAACAGTACGAATGCGCTCTGCGATTTCTAAACTTTGCGCCTCATTATAACCACGCAGTGCCATAATAAATTCCTCGCCTCCATAGCGGGCAATCAGCGCATTAGGTGTATCAAAGCGTTTTAGAATTTGAGCAACCGTATAAATACACTGATCCCCCGCCGGATGACCAAAAAAGTCATTATAAAGTTTGAAATCATCAATATCGATCATCAAAATGGCTAAATCCAGCGGGCGAGGATAACTGTATTTCTCGAAGCCACGTCGATTATAAAGCTCGGTCAAAGGGTCTTGAAACGATAAGCGCTCTAATTCAGCATTGGTCATCGCCATGAGGCGTTGATTTTCTAAAAGCTTTGCCTGATTAGTGAGATTCAGTGCATCGCGTTTAGCCTCTAATTGGGAAAAAACCCCCAAGTACAGATTTAAGCTCACAAATACCACCATAAAGCTGATGTCCGCGAGATAAGTGGATGGATGACTAGCCCATGTGCCTTGTACATTAAGCGCATAATCTAGCATCAGAAGGGTCGAATAAACACAAGTCCATGCAATAGACAAACGCCCATTGACCGCCACGCGAGCTAGAAACCACAGTAAAGCAATAGCATTAATTAATGAGGGCGCTAAGTGAAACCACATGATGATTTGTGAGCTAATGGCAATAGAGGGTAAATGAGAAAATTGCTGATCCCATTTCGGCCAAGCAGTGCGCCCTTGGTAAAAGAGCTGAGTTAAAAACCACATCATAAGGACACTTAAACCACTGGTTAGGAATAAAGTTAACCAGCTCACCGTTATATAATCGATTGATTTTAAAACTAAGCCAGTGAGTTGAATAAGCACAATGGCAGAGTTCACTATAACGGGGTTATAGCGTTGGATAGGGTCAAAGTGACTTGGCAAGGTCATAACATGATTAGAATTATTATAAATTGACTATATGAGCTTTATTCTAACAGAGTAAGTGGGGAAATACCTTAGCCAAACCATTTAATTAACCCAAAGTTGACTAATGGTAGGGTTGCCTAAAGCCTCCGACATCAAGCGATTAAAATGGGTTACAGTTTTGATCATAGGTTGGTATTATCCCCCACTTCTTTAGTAATGAATAAAGTGTGAACCAGCATGGAATTAAATCCGATTTATAGTCGTATCAAAGACCTACAAGAGCGTATTGAGGCGCTGAGGGGGTATCTTTGACTTTGAGGTAAAGTCAGAGCGTCTAGAAGAGGTCAGCCGCGAGTTAGAGGAGCCTAGTGTTTGGAATGATCCTGAACGTGCTCAAGCCTTAGGTAAAGAGCGGGTAGTCTTAGATAATATCGTGGGTGGTATTAATAAAATGACTACTGCCTTGAGTGATGCTAATGAATTGCTCGAAATGGCGGAGGCTGAACAAGACGAAGGCACGGTCGAGGTTGTGGTGACTGAGCTAGATGGTCTTCAAGCCCAAGTCGAAAAACTTGAGTTTCAGCGTATGTTCTCCGGTGAACTAGACCCCAATAATGCCTTCCTTGATATTCAATCCGGTGCGGGTGGCACAGAAGCGCAAGATTGGGCTGAAATGTTGTTGCGTATGTATCTACGTTGGGGTGAAGCAAAAGGCTTCAAAACTGAGCTGATCGAGGTATCTCCGGGCGATGTGGCGGGGATTAAAAGTGCCACGATTAGTTTTGAAGGTGAATATGCTTTTGGTTGGCTTAGAACCGAAACGGGTGTGCATCGCTTAGTGCGTAAATCACCGTTTAGCTCAGCCGGAGCGCGTCATACCTCCTTTGCAGGTGTATTTGTGTCGCCTGAGATTGATGACAATATCGAAATTGATATTAATCCAGCCGATTTGCGTATTGATGTGTATCGTGCCTCGGGTGCAGGTGGTCAGCACGTTAACCGTACTGAATCAGCCGTGCGTATTACGCATCTACCCACTAATACTGTGGTGCAATGTCAAAATGGGCGCTCTCAGCATCAAAACAAAGACACCGCGATGAAGCAATTACGCGCCAAGCTGTATGAGCTGGAATTACTGAAGCGTAATGCTGAAAAGCAAGCCTTAGAAGAAACCAAGTCGGATGTGGGTTGGGGTAGTCAAATACGCTCGTATGTCTTGGATCAATCGCGCATTAAAGACCTACGCACAGGTATCGAAACCTCCAATACTCAAGCCGTGCTCGATGGCGACCTTGATCGCTTTATTGAAGCTAGCCTCAAAAGCGGACTCTAAAACGGATTAAATGAAATGAGTGAATCTAATAATCACGTCACGAATGACCATCATGATGATAATCAACTCATGGCACAGCGCCGTGAAAAACTAAAAGCCTTGCGTGCTAAAGGCAATGCTTTTCCTAATCAGGTAGTACGTGAACATAAAGCAGCTGATTTAGCGGCTCAATACGGTGAGCATGATAAAGAATGGTTTGAAGCTAATATAATACCAGTGAGCGTGGCGGGACGTATCATGCTGCGCCGCATGATGGGTAAGGCGAGCTTTGTTACCTTATCCGATACCTCTGGGCGGATTCAGCTCTATGTGCAGCAAAATACCTTGGGCGAAGAAGCGTTTCATGACTTCGCCCATTGGGATTTAGGCGATATTATTAGTGCTGAGGGTGTTTTGTTTAAAACTAAAACGGGTGAGTTATCCGTTAAAGTACAAAGCATTCGCTTACTCACCAAAGCACTGCGCTCATTACCGGAAAAATTTCACGGCTTAACCGATCAAGAGCAACGTTATCGCCAACGTTATCTCGATCTAATTATGAATGATGAGTCGCGTAATACCTTCCGTATGCGCTCCAAAATCATTAGCTATATTCGTAACTTCTTTAC contains:
- the xseA gene encoding exodeoxyribonuclease VII large subunit, with amino-acid sequence MANDPRLILTVTELNNEVNQLLKQALPTLWVEGEISNLVRASSGHYYFSLKDEKAQLRCALFKGRSLSFKPENGQQVLALGSVGLYEPRGDYQFVVSQLEMAGVGALQIQFEALKRRLNEEGLFASEHKKALPLIPKTIGVITSPTGAAIRDILQVLRRRCPQIPIFIYPVLVQGSLAAEQIVRALAQANHDQRCEVLILARGGGSLEDLWPFNEETVARAIDNSVIPIVTGIGHEIDFTIADFVADRRAPTPSAAAELVGPETAVWFNTVQQWQTRLNRSMTRLLQAQVQALHQLHKRLAPQNPLNQLQQKAQRLDELEQRLAANLVRLVERKGLAFNALHQRLRAQSPTQAMDHAQEQVAQLHQQLQRRMVRYLEQQRAQLQVLAAQLQALSPLGTVARGYALVWTVDQRLVRSVAQVKAADRIEVMVADGQISCEVMEVKESFS
- the dcm gene encoding DNA (cytosine-5-)-methyltransferase, coding for MHIEKKSTFSFIDLFAGIGGFRLALDHLGGHCIHFSEIDNEAIQTYCSNFNESPSLNLHDITQIKQLPSVDLLTAGVPCQSWSIAGKNLGFDDDRGQLWNDTLYLLHQSQPKAFIFENVKGLADPRNHTALDYILKRIQQAGYFAKYFVINSSDYGVPQDRVRVYIVGFKEKQYSDRFQLLKPYKNQLKLIDVLQEDVKYTIPYKQNQASIALDLFGQPIENKRRYRKTQGMNDFFLFNDIRNGPTTIHSWDLLPTTERQKNICLLILKNRRKSTYGKLDGNPMSLAHLQALDHSITQQELDSLVEIGILKTLNYTYQVQLKSQSALDAVELLILNHAEHNLISLDNLKNSPTLKKIRSQLDALLNGLVSKAILTPYEKRYEFKYTKISTGIEGVNRVFLPKSEAFPTLVASDTNDFIALQDIEADTEEEYKKLFLQEIFHKKQFRKISKQEACLIQGFPKDFILPETRSRWMKLIGNSVSVPVIQMLAQAMLNTGFLEYEQNTKRCAA
- a CDS encoding TdeIII family type II restriction endonuclease; translation: MNTTHSVTLAIQREIKTLMDRVMERVLQSDPFIKEQHHAQKPLYAALVPDEIFKGSHFERRFVTPFGGVWEKLAQVVANEVHGECVLGKTVNGTIAAERLRRIQEVLNNLEHSTSKQAKATPNWQEELTYIKKGKGSLIPVSVVCDIYIHNIKNNECYAFELKAPLPNSDQTKVSKEKLFKLLAMNETPITNAYYALPYNPYGQNKADYKWSFPRRWFDMCNDPCVLIGDEFWDFIGGEGTYKAFIKEVNELGLIYREKIYREYLGIEPPADSTFNYRLQ
- the sppA gene encoding signal peptide peptidase SppA; amino-acid sequence: MDNENNANAIEALKTIALEGLKEQRRARRWGIFFKLLFWGYLLIIGAIFIMGLLGTNSDDSITASEITAVVDIKGVIMDEADASADLVIPSLRKAFANPKTKAVLLRINSPGGSPVQAGQINDEIRRLRTLHEDIPVYAVVSDICASGGYYIAVAADKIYADKASLVGSIGVRMDNFGFVEAMNKLGVERRLITAGENKGMLDPFLPENPKEVEHVKTLLNMTHQQFINVVKEGRGKRLKDNPDLFTGLIWTGEGAKELGLIDELGDERYVAREVVKAPTMVNFTSEKDFLDKIGEQLGTSVSQWFMQSSTPQPRMY
- a CDS encoding GFA family protein, whose protein sequence is MTKVYVGGCLCGAVRYEARSISPKMAHCHCSMCRKFHGAAFATFASVPQADFKWLQGELELQAYQAPNGTIRRFCRHCGSSLTFAPAQETGFVEVTLGTLDTPLADLLPDAHIYVGSKANWSVISDQLPQFSQGRDSERLDQVSS
- a CDS encoding acetyl-CoA C-acyltransferase family protein produces the protein MSRDVVVLSAVRSAIGAFGGSLSDMEPADLGGIVMKEAVARSGVDPQQINYVTVGTCIPTDSRYAYVSRVASINAGLPMDSVAMQLNRLCSSGLQAIVTSAQNIMLGDTDYGVGGGVEVMSRGAYMLPALRSGARMGDTTAFDAMVAVLTDPFGAGHMGITAENLAAKWNITREEQDAFAVESQRRAAAAIADGRFVSQIVPIVKKTKKGEVTFAQDEHGRADTTMESLAKMRPAFKKDGTVTAGNASGINDGAAFFVLAAADVAEKAGHKPMARLVSYAVAGVPNHIMGEGPIPATQAALKKAGLSLDQMDVIESNEAFAAQAIAVSRALGLDPAKTNPNGGAIALGHPVGCSGAFIATKALYELQRVNGKYALVTMCIGGGQGIAAIFERL
- a CDS encoding TetR/AcrR family transcriptional regulator; translation: MPIISNTPSKVVGRIRKFNEAKILQAAELEFAEHGYKGASINNIAQRAKLAKANIHYYFGSKQELYLKVLETTLKLWDQTLNDFKPEDDPALVLSTYIRQKITFAQSNPFASRIFAKEILSGAPELKAYLNKDYYEWFQGRVAVIESWIAQGKILPINPTHLIFLLWSSTQHYADFETQILAAQGKRKLTQKDYDTASQTLTEVILRGCGLTIPRL
- a CDS encoding GGDEF domain-containing protein; amino-acid sequence: MMWFLTQLFYQGRTAWPKWDQQFSHLPSIAISSQIIMWFHLAPSLINAIALLWFLARVAVNGRLSIAWTCVYSTLLMLDYALNVQGTWASHPSTYLADISFMVVFVSLNLYLGVFSQLEAKRDALNLTNQAKLLENQRLMAMTNAELERLSFQDPLTELYNRRGFEKYSYPRPLDLAILMIDIDDFKLYNDFFGHPAGDQCIYTVAQILKRFDTPNALIARYGGEEFIMALRGYNEAQSLEIAERIRTVIQQAAIPHPCARAAQVVTVSIGIACSHHASESLTPVIKRSDMALYAAKQAGRNCTRLFQAGITETYVAPAPVN
- the prfB gene encoding peptide chain release factor 2 (programmed frameshift), producing the protein MELNPIYSRIKDLQERIEALRGYLDFEVKSERLEEVSRELEEPSVWNDPERAQALGKERVVLDNIVGGINKMTTALSDANELLEMAEAEQDEGTVEVVVTELDGLQAQVEKLEFQRMFSGELDPNNAFLDIQSGAGGTEAQDWAEMLLRMYLRWGEAKGFKTELIEVSPGDVAGIKSATISFEGEYAFGWLRTETGVHRLVRKSPFSSAGARHTSFAGVFVSPEIDDNIEIDINPADLRIDVYRASGAGGQHVNRTESAVRITHLPTNTVVQCQNGRSQHQNKDTAMKQLRAKLYELELLKRNAEKQALEETKSDVGWGSQIRSYVLDQSRIKDLRTGIETSNTQAVLDGDLDRFIEASLKSGL